The DNA sequence GGTGCGGGTCAGAAAGCACCTCACGCGTGAGAAGCTGAACGACGAGAACTGCAGGCTGTTGCTGACTTTTCTGGCGGAGGGTCTCTCTAAGCAGTACGACCCTAAGGCACATAGGGGCCCCCTCGAAGTAGATTGGCGAAGCATACGCTCGCCCGAGCTCAAAGAAGAAATCTATGACAAACACTTGGCGGGCAAAGAAAGAATTTAAGGATAGGTAAGTAGGGAGGCGTGAATATGTCAGAGAAGTTGCGTTTTGTGGAAGAGGTAGTTAACGATCTCAAAGACAGCGGCTTGTACAATGATATTAAGGTAATCGGCAGTGCCCAAGGGGCCTGGATTGAGATTTTGGGCCAGAGGGTTCTCAATTTATGTTCTAACAACTACTTAGGCCTCGCTAACGACCCGCGTCTATGTCAGGCTGCCAGCGAGGCCATTGCGACTTTTGGTGTGGGCCCTGCAGCAGTGCGTAGCATCGCCGGCACGACGGCACTACATGAGGCCCTAGACAAGCAAGTTGCTCAGTTTAAGCGTGTTGAAGCTGCACTGACACTGCAGTCTG is a window from the Bacillota bacterium genome containing:
- a CDS encoding NUDIX domain-containing protein; this translates as MDYRKTKVQAVILNGHYVLMVRTPGGIWGLPSGYAEEGETPDIALLRVVSETTGYEVRVRKHLTREKLNDENCRLLLTFLAEGLSKQYDPKAHRGPLEVDWRSIRSPELKEEIYDKHLAGKERI